A window of Mycolicibacterium madagascariense genomic DNA:
ACGTCCTCGGCGGCGTCGGCGATCTCGAAGAAGTCGATGCCGGTCTTGACGCCGATCTTGTCGAACACCCCGATCATCGCCTCCACCGGCGCGTTGCCCGCGCCGGCGCCGAACCGGCGGGTGCTGCCGTCGATCTGCTTGGCGCCCGCCCGCACCGCCTCGACCGAATTCGCCACGCCCAGGCCGAGGTTCTCGTGCCCGTGAAAGCCGACCTGCGCGTCGTCACCGAGTTCGGCGACCAGCGCCGCGACGCGGTCGGCCACGCCCTCGAGCACCAGCGCGCCCGCCGAATCCACGACGTACACGCACTGACACCCGGCGTCGGCCATGATGCGGGCCTGCGCGGCCAGCTTCTCCGGGCTGATGGTGTGGGCCATCATCAGGAACCCGACGGTCTCCAGACCCAGCTCGCGCGCCAGCCCGAAGTGCTGGATCGACACGTCGGCCTCGGTGCAGTGCGTCGCGATGCGGCAGATCGAACCGCCGTTCTGCTGGGCCTCCTTGATGTCCTCCTTGGTGCCCAGACCGGGCAGCATCAGGAAGGCGATCTTGGATTCGGTCGCCGTCTCGGCGGCCAGCTTGATGAGCTCCTGCTCGGGGGTCTTGGAGAACCCGTAGTTGAAGCTCGACCCGCCCAGCCCGTCGCCGTGGGTGACCTCGATGACCGGAACCCCGGCGGCATCGAGTGCCGCGACGATCGAGCGCACCTCGTCCTTGGTGAACTGGTGGCGCTTGTGGTGGGACCCGTCGCGCAGCGAGGTGTCGGTCATCCGGACGTCCCAGATGGGGTTGAAGTAGACGTCGCTCATGCGTGGGCACCTCCGGCAGTGGCGGCGAGCGATTCCTTGGCGATCTCCTCGCCGACCTTCGTCGCCGCGGCGGTCATGATGTCGAGGTTGCCCGCGTACGGCGGCAGATAGTCACCCGCCCCCTCGACTTCGACGAAGACCGTGACGACGGCCTGGCCGCCCGAGTGCACCGACGGCGGATCGAACTGCGGATCGTTCAGCAGGCGGTAGCCCGGCACGTAGGTCTGCACCTCGGCGGCCACCTCCTTGATCGACGCGGTGATGGCGTCCTGGTCGGCGTCCTCGGGGATCGCGCAGAAGATGGTGTCGCGCATGATCATTGGCGGCTCGGCCGGGTTGAGGATGATGATCGCCTTGCCCCGCCGCGCACCGCCGATGTGCTGAACGCCTGCGCTGGTGGTCTTGGTGAACTCGTCGATGTTGGCCCGCGTGCCCGGCCCCGCCGACGCACTCGACACCGAGGCCACGATCTCCGCATACGGCACGTCCACGACGCGACTGACCGCGTAGACCATCGGAATGGTCGCCTGCCCGCCGCAGGTGACCATGTTGACGTTGGGCGCGTCGAGATGGGCGCGCAGATTGGCCGGCGGGATCACCCCGGGACCGACGGCGGCCGGGGTCAGGTCGATGGCGCGGATGCCCGCCTCCTCGTAGCGCGGCGCGGCGTCACGGTGCACGTAGGCGCTGGTGGCCTCGAAGACCAGATCGGGTTTCTCGTCCTGGGCGAGCAACCAGTCCACGCCCTCGTGGGAGGTCTCCAGCCCGAGCTTGCGGGCGCGGGCCAGGCCTTCGCTCTGCGGGTCGATGCCGATCATCCAGCGCGGTTCCAGCCATTCCGAGCGCAGCAACTTGTAGAGCAGGTCGGTGCTGATGTTGCCGGACCCTACGATCGCGACGGATGTCTTGTCGGGCATGTGCACTCCCTATTCGAAGGAAAGACGGACTGAACCTAGCCCGTCGAACTCGGCTACGAAATCGTCACCGGGACGGGCATCTATCGCACGCGTGCACGATCCGGGCAGCACGATGTCCCCGGCCCGCAACCGCACCCCGAACTGGTCGACCTTGCGCGCCAGCCACGCCACCGCGGTGACGGGGTTGCCCAGCACGGCGTCGCTGCGGCCCTGCGCGACGACCTCGCCGTTGCGGGTCAGCGTCGCCCCGATGCCCTTGATGTCGACGTCCTTGGGCGACACCCGCTCCTTGCCCAGCACCCACCCCGCCGAGGACGCGTTGTCGGCGATCGTGTCGCACAGCTTGATCTTCCAGTCGGTGATCCTGGTGTCGATCAACTCGATCGACGGCGCGAACGCCGCCGTCGCGGCCAGCACGTCGTCCTCGGTGCAGCCCTCCCCGGGCAGGTCGTCGGCGAGGATGAACCCCACCTCGACCTCCACCCGCGGATACAGGAACCGGCCCGCCGCGACGGGGACGTCCTCGAAGACCTCCATCTCGTCGAGCAGGTGACCGTAGTCCGGCTCGTCGACGTTCATCATCTTCTGCATGGCCTCCGAGGAGAGCCCGACCTTGTGGCCGACGACCCGGGCGCCCTCGGCCACCCGCTGGCGGATGTTGATCAGCTGGATCTCATAGGCGTCGACCACGTCGATGTCGGCGTAACCGTCGGTCAGCGGCGTCGTCGGCGCCTTGCTGCGTTCGGCTTCGGCAAGTTGCGCAGCCAACTCGTCTCGCACATCAACGGACAACATCGGTGAAGTCCCCTCGTCTCGTCGACCGGCACAGTTGTGGGTCAGCCGGGCAATTCTATAACGTGTTCTACATGACTCAGCAGGAGTATGACGTCGTCGTGGTCGGCAGCGGCGCCGCCGGCATGGTGGCGGCGCTGACCGCGGCCCATCAGGGACTCTCGACAGTAGTCGTCGAAAAGGCTCCACACTATGGAGGATCGACGGCCCGTTCCGGCGGCGGCGTGTGGATTCCGAACAACGAAGTCCTCAAGCGCGCCAAGGTGAAGGACACCGCCGACGCGGCCCGCACCTACCTCCACACCATCATCGGCGACGTCGTGCCCCCGGAGAAGATCGACACCTATCTCGAGCGCGGCCCGGAGATGCTGTCGTTCGTGCTGAAGCACTCGCCGCTCAAGCTCTGCTGGGTGCCGGGCTACTCCGACTACTACCCGGAGGCGGCGGGAGGAAAGCCGACGGGCCGCTCGGTGGAGCCCAAGCCGTTCGACGCCAAGAAGCTGGGCCCCGACCTGCCCGGCCTCGAGCCGCCGTACGGCAAGGTGCCGATGAACATGGTCGTGATGCAGCAGGACTACGTGCGGCTCAACCAGCTCAAGCGCCATCCGCGCGGCGTGCTGCGCAGCCTCAAGGTCGGCATCCGCGCGACGTGGGGCAAGGTCACCGGCAAGAACCTGGTCGGCATGGGCCGTGCGCTCATCGCACCCATGCGCATCGGGCTCCAAGAGGCCGGTGTGCCAGTGCTTCTCAACACCGCTCTGACCGACCTGTACGTCGAGGACGGCGTCGTCCGCGGCGTCTACGTCCGCGACACCACCGCGCCGGAATCCGACGAACCACGGCTCATCAAGGCCCGCCGCGGCGTCATCCTCGGCAGTGGCGGCTTCGAGCACAACGAGCAGATGCGGGTGAAGTACCAGCGCGCGCCGATCACCACCGAGTGGACGGTCGGCGCGGTGGCCAACACCGGTGACGGCATCCTGGCCGCCGAAAAGCTCGGTGCCGCACTGGAAGTCATGGAGGACTCCTGGTGGGGGCCGACGGTCCCGCTCGTCGGCGCGCCGTGGTTCGCACTGTCCGAGCGCAACTCCCCCGGATCGATCATCGTCAACACCAGCGGCAAGCGGTTCATGAACGAGTCGATGCCCTACGTCGAGGCCTGCCACTGGATGTACGGCGGCGAGTTCGGCCAGGGCGAGGGGCCCGGTGAGAACGTGCCCTCCTGGCTGATCTTCGACCAGCAGTACCGCGACCGCTACATCTTCGCGGGTCTGCAACCGGGACAACGCATTCCGAAGAAGTGGCTGGAGTCCGGCGTCGTGCAGAAGGCCGACACCCTGGAGGAGCTGGCCGAGCAGACCGGCCTGCCCATCGGAGAGTTCAAGGACACCGTCGAACGGTTCAACGGGTTCGCCCGCTCGGGGGTCGACGAGGACTTCCACCGCGGCGAGAGCGCGTATGACCGTTACTACGGCGACCCGACGAACAAGCCCAACCCCAACCTCGGCGAGATCAGCCACGGACCGTTCTACGCGGCCAAGCTGGTGCCCGGCGACCTCGGCACCAAGGGCGGCGTGCGCACCGACGTGCACGGCAGGGCGCTGCGCGACGACGGTTCGATCATCGAGGGGCTCTACGCCGCGGGCAACGTCAGCTCACCGGTGATGGGGCACACCTATCCCGGCCCGGGCGGGACGATCGGGCCCGCCATGACGTTCGGGTACCTGGCGGCCCTGCACCTGGCCGAAGCGGCGGCGACCTCCCGTTCCGGCTCGGGGTCCTGACGTGCCGATCAACCTCGACGAGGCCATCGGCGCCGAGCTCCCCGCGGTCGAATTCTCCTGGAGCAGTAGCGACGTCCAGCTCTACCACCTCGGCCTCGGGGCGGGCGCCGACCCGCTCGATCAGCGCGAGCTGCGCTACCTGGTCGACGACACCCCGCAGGTGCTGCCGACGTTCGGCAACGTCGCGCAGAGCTTCCACATGACGTCCGCGCCGACGGTGAAGTTTCCCGGCATCGACATCGAACTGTCGCGGGTATTGCACGCCAGCGAGGCCATCACCGTCCCGGGCCCCATCCCCCCGTCGGGCACCGGACGGGCCGTCACGCGCTTCACCGACATCTGGGACAAGGGCAAGGCCGCGGTCATCTGGTCGGAGACCACGGTCACCACACCGGAGGGCGACCCGCTGTGGACGCAGAAGCGGTCCATCTTCGCCCGCGGCGAGGGTGGCTTCGGCGGCGAGCGGGGCCCCTCGACGTCGGCGGAGCCGCCGGACCGCGCGCCCGACGTCGAACTGTCCATCCCGACGCTGCCCCAGCAGGCGCTGCTGTACCGGTTGTGCGGGGACCGCAACCCGTTGCACTCCGATCCCGAATTCGCCGCTGCCGCAGGCTTTCCCACGCCCATCCTGCACGGGCTGTGCACCTACGGCATCGGGGCCAAGGCGCTCGTCGACGAATTCCTCGACGGCGACGTGACCCGCGTCAGCTCCTACGGGGCGCGCTTCGCGGGGGTGCTGTTCCCCGGTGAGACCCTGACGGCGCGCGTCTGGAAGGACGGCGGCACGCTGGTCGCCGTGCTTACGGCGCCGGACCGCGACGACGCCGTGGTGCTCTCGGGCGTGGAACTCGTGTCGACGTAGCGGGCGCTAGGGTGCACCGCCCGCGCGCCCGAGTCCGCCGTCGCCGCCCTCGCCGGGGTCGGTGCCTACGGGTGAATGACCGTCGGCGCCGGCATCCCCCGCGGAGCCCGCGCGGCCCGACCCGCTGACACCACCGCTGCCGCCGTGGCCGCCCGGTCCGCCGGCACCGCCGGGGCCGTTCGCGCCGGACCGCCCCCAGTTGCCCGTCCCCTCGGGAGCCGTGCCGCCCGGGTAGCCACCGCGGCCGCCGTGCCCGCCGGTTCCGCCCGTCCCGCCGCGACCGCCCGCACCGCCGGGCCCGGCCTTGCCGCCTCCGCTTGCCCCGCGTCCCGCCGCACCGCCGCTGCCGCCATCGCCTCCGTTGCCGGCGCGGCCACCGGCTCCACCGTGCCCCCCGACGCCGCCGTCACCGCCGTCGGCGAAGAGGTGGTAGCCGCTGCCCATGCCGCCATTGCCACCGCGGCCACCGTCACCGCCCGCGGCGCCCCGGCCCCCGACACCGCCCGCGCCACCGGCGCCGCCATCGCCGCCCAGGCCAGAGACCCGACCGCCGCTGCCGCCCGCCCCGCCACGGCCGCCCGCGCCGCCATCGGCATCGGTACCCGCGTCGGCTCCGCCTGCGCCGTTGCCGCCACGCCCGCCTCGGCCGCCCGCGCTGCGATATTGCTCGGAGAGGTCGTTGCCGCCGCGTCCGCCGGCGCCGCCGCGACCACCGTTGGCCATCGCATCGCCGCCGTCAGCACCGGGGCCCGCGAAGAAGAAGCCGTTCGAGTCCACGCCATGCCCACCGTCGCCCCCGTTGCCGCCGAGGGGTCCACCCCGTCCACCACCATCAGGGGAGAACGAGTGCGGGTAGGCGTACTTCCATCCGGTGTATCCGTCGGCGCCCGGACCGCCGTCCTGCAGGCCGACGCCGTGGCGGTTCGTCGGTGCCGTCGATGGGGCGACCGGGTTGACGACGTCCGTCCCTCCGCCGCCGGCACCGCCGGCGCCACCGTGCCCACCGTTGCCGAACAGGTATCCCGAGTCGCCGCCCCGACCACCGTCGCCCGCCTCGCCGCCGCGCTCCGCCGGCCCACCACTGCCACCGTCGCCGCCATCACCGGCCAACCACCCGCCGTTACCGCCGTTGCCGCCGGACGCACCGGCCGTGTCGGGGCTGAAACCGTTGCCGCCGTTGCCCATCCACGATCCGCCGTCCGCACCGTCGGGATGGGCGGCGGTTCCGTCGGCGCCGTTGCCGACGTACCGGTTGAGCCCGGGGATGCGACCGGCGGCGTCGAGTGCCTCGTCCGGGGTGGGGAGGTCCAGGTGTACCGATCCGCCGGACGCGTCGCGACGGTGACTGCCGCACGGCGGACGGGTCGGTGACTCGATGCCGTCGCATACCGTCTCCGCCCGCGCCGGCACCGCGAGCATCAGTGCCGCCGCTTCCGGCGCCGCCACCACCATGGCCATGCCGCCGAGGGCGGCGACGGTACCCGACCAGATGGCCGTGGTCGATCGGCCGTGGCGCACGGCACGGTGAGATGGCATGTCCGACTCCAGGTTTCAGCGTCGATGCTGAGACCGGCAAAGATACCGCTCGACGCGCGAGGCAGGCTAGCCTCCTCGCTTGCACAGTCGCGCTAGTACCACTCCTCCCACCCGGCGTACACGCCGGACAGCGCAGCGCGGAAGACGAGGCGGTTGTCCCACCGCGTGATGAACGTGCGCCCCACCGTGCCGGGGAATCGACCGTCCTCGGCCTGCGAGTACACCCGCAGATAGCCCGCTTCGGCCGCGGCCTTGGCCGCCTGCTGGGTCCAATCCTTCGACTGGCCCATCGGGATCGCGAAGTCGTCGACCACGATGCCGAGACGCGCCTCGATGACGCGGCGCGACTCCTCCAGTTCGAAGGCCACCTGGCCGGTGTCGATGTGGGCGAAGTTGGGATGGGTGACGGAGTGGCTGCCGATGTGCACGCCTTGGGACGCCAGACGTTCGACGTCGGTCCAGTCCATCAGCATGTCACCGGCCCAGTCGCGGGCATCGCCGTCGGCCCACCCGCTGACGACGAACAGCGTCCAGGGGATCCCGAGCTCGGCGAGCACGGGTGCCGCCGTCGTTGCCGCACTGCGGATTCCGTCGTCGAACGTGATGGCCAGCGCGTGGGCGGGCGCGGTCCCCTCGGTGATCTCGTGCGCCGGGACGAACGTGTACCCGGCGTCGAGCGCGAACTCGAGCT
This region includes:
- the dmpG gene encoding 4-hydroxy-2-oxovalerate aldolase, with translation MSDVYFNPIWDVRMTDTSLRDGSHHKRHQFTKDEVRSIVAALDAAGVPVIEVTHGDGLGGSSFNYGFSKTPEQELIKLAAETATESKIAFLMLPGLGTKEDIKEAQQNGGSICRIATHCTEADVSIQHFGLARELGLETVGFLMMAHTISPEKLAAQARIMADAGCQCVYVVDSAGALVLEGVADRVAALVAELGDDAQVGFHGHENLGLGVANSVEAVRAGAKQIDGSTRRFGAGAGNAPVEAMIGVFDKIGVKTGIDFFEIADAAEDVVRPAMPAECLLDRNALVMGYSGVYSSFLKHAIRQADRYGVPAHQLLHRAGQRKLIGGQEDQLIDIALEIKREQDAAAPA
- a CDS encoding acetaldehyde dehydrogenase (acetylating), with the translated sequence MPDKTSVAIVGSGNISTDLLYKLLRSEWLEPRWMIGIDPQSEGLARARKLGLETSHEGVDWLLAQDEKPDLVFEATSAYVHRDAAPRYEEAGIRAIDLTPAAVGPGVIPPANLRAHLDAPNVNMVTCGGQATIPMVYAVSRVVDVPYAEIVASVSSASAGPGTRANIDEFTKTTSAGVQHIGGARRGKAIIILNPAEPPMIMRDTIFCAIPEDADQDAITASIKEVAAEVQTYVPGYRLLNDPQFDPPSVHSGGQAVVTVFVEVEGAGDYLPPYAGNLDIMTAAATKVGEEIAKESLAATAGGAHA
- a CDS encoding 2-keto-4-pentenoate hydratase, with amino-acid sequence MLSVDVRDELAAQLAEAERSKAPTTPLTDGYADIDVVDAYEIQLINIRQRVAEGARVVGHKVGLSSEAMQKMMNVDEPDYGHLLDEMEVFEDVPVAAGRFLYPRVEVEVGFILADDLPGEGCTEDDVLAATAAFAPSIELIDTRITDWKIKLCDTIADNASSAGWVLGKERVSPKDVDIKGIGATLTRNGEVVAQGRSDAVLGNPVTAVAWLARKVDQFGVRLRAGDIVLPGSCTRAIDARPGDDFVAEFDGLGSVRLSFE
- the kstD gene encoding 3-oxosteroid 1-dehydrogenase, which codes for MTQQEYDVVVVGSGAAGMVAALTAAHQGLSTVVVEKAPHYGGSTARSGGGVWIPNNEVLKRAKVKDTADAARTYLHTIIGDVVPPEKIDTYLERGPEMLSFVLKHSPLKLCWVPGYSDYYPEAAGGKPTGRSVEPKPFDAKKLGPDLPGLEPPYGKVPMNMVVMQQDYVRLNQLKRHPRGVLRSLKVGIRATWGKVTGKNLVGMGRALIAPMRIGLQEAGVPVLLNTALTDLYVEDGVVRGVYVRDTTAPESDEPRLIKARRGVILGSGGFEHNEQMRVKYQRAPITTEWTVGAVANTGDGILAAEKLGAALEVMEDSWWGPTVPLVGAPWFALSERNSPGSIIVNTSGKRFMNESMPYVEACHWMYGGEFGQGEGPGENVPSWLIFDQQYRDRYIFAGLQPGQRIPKKWLESGVVQKADTLEELAEQTGLPIGEFKDTVERFNGFARSGVDEDFHRGESAYDRYYGDPTNKPNPNLGEISHGPFYAAKLVPGDLGTKGGVRTDVHGRALRDDGSIIEGLYAAGNVSSPVMGHTYPGPGGTIGPAMTFGYLAALHLAEAAATSRSGSGS
- a CDS encoding MaoC family dehydratase, giving the protein MPINLDEAIGAELPAVEFSWSSSDVQLYHLGLGAGADPLDQRELRYLVDDTPQVLPTFGNVAQSFHMTSAPTVKFPGIDIELSRVLHASEAITVPGPIPPSGTGRAVTRFTDIWDKGKAAVIWSETTVTTPEGDPLWTQKRSIFARGEGGFGGERGPSTSAEPPDRAPDVELSIPTLPQQALLYRLCGDRNPLHSDPEFAAAAGFPTPILHGLCTYGIGAKALVDEFLDGDVTRVSSYGARFAGVLFPGETLTARVWKDGGTLVAVLTAPDRDDAVVLSGVELVST
- a CDS encoding PGRS repeat-containing protein, which gives rise to MPSHRAVRHGRSTTAIWSGTVAALGGMAMVVAAPEAAALMLAVPARAETVCDGIESPTRPPCGSHRRDASGGSVHLDLPTPDEALDAAGRIPGLNRYVGNGADGTAAHPDGADGGSWMGNGGNGFSPDTAGASGGNGGNGGWLAGDGGDGGSGGPAERGGEAGDGGRGGDSGYLFGNGGHGGAGGAGGGGTDVVNPVAPSTAPTNRHGVGLQDGGPGADGYTGWKYAYPHSFSPDGGGRGGPLGGNGGDGGHGVDSNGFFFAGPGADGGDAMANGGRGGAGGRGGNDLSEQYRSAGGRGGRGGNGAGGADAGTDADGGAGGRGGAGGSGGRVSGLGGDGGAGGAGGVGGRGAAGGDGGRGGNGGMGSGYHLFADGGDGGVGGHGGAGGRAGNGGDGGSGGAAGRGASGGGKAGPGGAGGRGGTGGTGGHGGRGGYPGGTAPEGTGNWGRSGANGPGGAGGPGGHGGSGGVSGSGRAGSAGDAGADGHSPVGTDPGEGGDGGLGRAGGAP
- a CDS encoding polysaccharide deacetylase family protein; this encodes MSGLRRAVGKVRVRRHHLAAARMCCERNVMAVAARPRPVAQSRILAYHAVGTPYVGNNDLAPRRFRQQLEFALDAGYTFVPAHEITEGTAPAHALAITFDDGIRSAATTAAPVLAELGIPWTLFVVSGWADGDARDWAGDMLMDWTDVERLASQGVHIGSHSVTHPNFAHIDTGQVAFELEESRRVIEARLGIVVDDFAIPMGQSKDWTQQAAKAAAEAGYLRVYSQAEDGRFPGTVGRTFITRWDNRLVFRAALSGVYAGWEEWY